CCCCGGCTGCCGTACCGGTGAGGAGGCCCTTGAGCTGATCACCCAGGCCATCGAGGCGGCAGGCCTGCAGCCCGGTGCCGACATCGCCATCGCCATCGACGTCGCCGCGACCTCCCTGTATGACCGAAACGCCGGGGACTACCATCTGCGCCGGCAGGAAAAGCATGCCAGCACTGCCGAGATGATCGACATGATGTCCTCCTGGGTCGACCGCTTCCCCATCGTGTCAATCGAGGACCCGCTGGACGAGGATGACTGGGCCGGCTGGCAGACGATGACCAGGCGCCTGGGCCAGCGGATCAGGTTGATCGGCGATGATCTCTTCACCACCAACAGCAAACGGCTGGCGGAGGGCATCGCCCGCGGCGTGGCCAACGGCGTGCTGGTCAAGGTCAACCAGAACGGCACCCTTACCGGCACCCTCGATGTCGTCGCCGAGGCACGCGCGGCCGGCTACGCCCCTGTGGTGTCGGCCCGGTCCGGGGAGACTGAGGACGATTTCCTGGCCGATCTGGCTGTCGGGACCGCTGCCGGGCAGATTAAGATCGGATCCGTGCGGAACTCCGAGCGACTGGCCAAGTACAACCAGCTGGTCCGCATCGCCGAAGACTCTGCCCTCACCTTCAGCCGGCTGCCCGCGCTGGCCCCGTCCGCGGACGCTGTTCTGTGACCGGCGACGGGCCCCGGGCCCGCGTGGAGGAGTTCCTGCGCCGCAACGGACTGATGCAGTCCGGGGAGGTGGCGCTGCTGACTCCCCTGACCGGCGGCGTGAGCTCGGACCTGTGGCAGGTGCAACTTCCCGGCCGCACCCTGTGCGTGAAGGGCGCGCTGGCCCGGCTCAAGGTGGAGCAGGAGTGGCTCGCACCCACCTCCCGCAACCGGGTGGAGTACGACTGGCTGCGGTTCGCCGGTACTGTCGCTCCGGAGCAGGTCCCGCAGGTGCTTGCCTACGACGAGCATGCCGGACTGTTCGCGATGCAGTTCCTTCCGCCCGGGGAATACCCCGTCTGGAAGGACCAGCTCCTTGCCGGGCGGGTGAACCCGGCAGCTGCTCACGCCGTCGGCGACCTGGTCGGCCGGCTGCACGCAGCGAGCGCCAAGGATCCCTCGGTCCCGGGCATATTCGCGACTGATGAAAACTTTGATGCCCTGCGAATCGAGCCCTACTTCCGGGTCACCGCCCGTGCAAACCCCGATCTGGCGGGCCCGATCGAGCGTCTCGCCGCCGTGACAGCCGGCACGCATCGGGCGCTGGTGCATGGCGACGTAAGCCCCAAGAACATCCTTTTCGGTCCGCACGGCCCGGTGCTTCTCGACGCCGAGTGCGGCTGGTTCGGGGACCCGGCCTTCGATATCGCATTCTGCCTGAACCATCTGCTGCTCAAGGCGGTCGCCCTGCCGGAGCACACTGCGCAGCTTCGCGACTCCGCGCGCCAGCTGGTGGACGGTTATGCCCGGCACATCGACTGGGAACCCGCGGCGGGCCTGCTGGCCCGCGTCGCGGCTCTGTTGCCGCTTCTCGCCCTGGCGCGGGTCGACGGTGCCTCCCCGGTGGAGTACCTGACGCCGTCGCAACGCGGCCAGGTGCGCAGCATCGCCCGGGCCCTGATGTCCGGGCCCGGCTCGACCATCGACTCAATCGTGGATGACTGGATGCTGGCGGCCGGCGCCGCCACCGCCGCGACGACCCACAACAAGGAGCAGACGCCGTGACGTTTTCCCTGTCCACCGTCCGGATCGACGGGTCAGCGACCCCCGTGCTCCGGCTCCCGGACGGCCGCCTGTACAGGATCGACGACCTGGCGCCGGAGATTCTGGCGGCCAATCCGGCAGCCGGGCTGATGTCCCTCTTCACCAACTGGGAGACTGCCGAACCACTGCTGCTCGCCGCCGTCGCGGCCCTCTCCACCACTCAAGCGGATCCGGTGCCCGAGCCGGCCGAACCGGAGGACTGGCTCACCCCGCTGCAGTACCCGAACAAGGTCATCTGCACCGGGGCCAACTACTTCGACCACGTCTTCAACGACGGCGGCCACACGGGTTTCTCAAAAGAGGACAACATCCCCGTCTTCTTCCTCAAGCCGCCCACCACCACGTTAGTGGGCCAGGGCCGGTCCGTCCGCTACCCCACCCAGACCGAGAAGTTCGACTATGAGCTTGAGCTGGCGTTCGTCATCGGCCGGGGCGGCCGGCACATCCCGGTGGAACAAGCCCGCGAGCATATCGCCGGCTACACCATCGCGTTGGATCTGTCGGCCCGCGACTGGCAGCGCCATCCGAAGCACCTGGTCAAGTTCGACCTGTTCGGCGGCAAGG
Above is a window of Arthrobacter pascens DNA encoding:
- the eno gene encoding phosphopyruvate hydratase, producing MSTIRTVHGRQIFDSRGRPTVEVDVVLDSGALARASVPSGASTGTHEAHELRDGDQSVFDGLGVTAAVDHVNGEIAAALRGRDVFDQRAIDDLLRDLDGTPTLSRLGANAVLGTSLAVCRASAVANGQPLFRRIAQLAGVDEPVLPMPMVNILSGGLHAGRGMDVQDFLAVPVSATSALEAIQLTSRVRTAAATLCAARGLPTLLADEGGLSPGCRTGEEALELITQAIEAAGLQPGADIAIAIDVAATSLYDRNAGDYHLRRQEKHASTAEMIDMMSSWVDRFPIVSIEDPLDEDDWAGWQTMTRRLGQRIRLIGDDLFTTNSKRLAEGIARGVANGVLVKVNQNGTLTGTLDVVAEARAAGYAPVVSARSGETEDDFLADLAVGTAAGQIKIGSVRNSERLAKYNQLVRIAEDSALTFSRLPALAPSADAVL
- a CDS encoding phosphotransferase — its product is MTGDGPRARVEEFLRRNGLMQSGEVALLTPLTGGVSSDLWQVQLPGRTLCVKGALARLKVEQEWLAPTSRNRVEYDWLRFAGTVAPEQVPQVLAYDEHAGLFAMQFLPPGEYPVWKDQLLAGRVNPAAAHAVGDLVGRLHAASAKDPSVPGIFATDENFDALRIEPYFRVTARANPDLAGPIERLAAVTAGTHRALVHGDVSPKNILFGPHGPVLLDAECGWFGDPAFDIAFCLNHLLLKAVALPEHTAQLRDSARQLVDGYARHIDWEPAAGLLARVAALLPLLALARVDGASPVEYLTPSQRGQVRSIARALMSGPGSTIDSIVDDWMLAAGAATAATTHNKEQTP
- a CDS encoding fumarylacetoacetate hydrolase family protein translates to MTFSLSTVRIDGSATPVLRLPDGRLYRIDDLAPEILAANPAAGLMSLFTNWETAEPLLLAAVAALSTTQADPVPEPAEPEDWLTPLQYPNKVICTGANYFDHVFNDGGHTGFSKEDNIPVFFLKPPTTTLVGQGRSVRYPTQTEKFDYELELAFVIGRGGRHIPVEQAREHIAGYTIALDLSARDWQRHPKHLVKFDLFGGKVFDDSCPLGPGIIPARFIDDTNLQLQFWLNGELRQNANTSDLIWSVPELVSLISEHVTLEPGDVVLTGTPAGVGLSTGTWMRAGDHLKGQISGLGSISVQIRPADTRQPG